From the genome of Nicotiana sylvestris chromosome 2, ASM39365v2, whole genome shotgun sequence, one region includes:
- the LOC138885070 gene encoding uncharacterized protein has product MFEKVADATTSKEAWEILQNSLQGVDKVKKVKLQTLRDDFEVLKMKESECISDYFSKVKAVVNQLRRYGEDIEDVRVVLYNPTKKRSKGDKKCHRSNFLKLRHPSRIMEVKQAIEETDEDEVEVEEVMEEEEVMVTTSTMNNVEEKANLVDDKKEKNESTLLMALKEEDRDDCSSWYFDNGASNHMCGCKEKFVEINKTVRGNVSFGDTSKLVFLGKHARRSFPKEAMSRSTKPLQLVHTDVCGPINPPSFGKRKYFLLFIDDFSRKTWVYFLNQKSEAFAAFKNFKVLVKKESGYEIKALRSDRGGEFTSNEFNVCQLHGIRRPLTVPYSPQQNGVAERKNRTILNMDRCMLKAKSMPKEFWAEAVSCAVYLNNRSPTKNVRDQTPQEAWSGRKPSVKHLRIFGSIAYVHVPHQGRAKLDDRSVKHVFVGYDTKLAWNWEAEEETSYDFLPYFGDEEEPETVEPVQDTTPPPSPTNVASLSSQEGSNEQPQRTRSIQELYEDT; this is encoded by the exons ATGTTTGAGAAGGTGGCAGATGCTACCACCTCAAAGGAAGCTTGGGagattttacaaaattctcttcaaggagttgacaaggtgaaaaaggtaaaacttcaaactctaagggatgattttgaagttttaaaaatgaaagaatccgaatgcatctcggattatttttcaaaagtgaaGGCTGTTGTAAATCAACTAAGAAGATACGGGGAGGACATAGAAGATGTTCGTGTG gtTCTTTACAATCCCACgaagaaaagatcaaaaggagacaagaagtgTCATCGGAGCAACTTCTTAAAACTCAGGCATCCTTCAAGGATTATGGAGGTGAAACAAGCTATCGAGGAAACGGACGAGGATGAGGTCGAGGtcgaggaggtcatggaagaggaagaagtaatggtaacaacttcaacaatgaa caatgttgaagaaaaggctaaccttgttgacgataagaaagaaaaaaatgagtcAACATTGTTGATGGCACTCAAGGAAGAAGACAGAGATGATTGCAGCTCGTGGTATTTCGACAATGGAGCAAGCAATCATATGTGTGGATGCAAAGAGAAGTTTGTGGAGATCAATAAAACAGTGAGAGGTAATGTGTCCTTTGGAGATACCTCAAAG cttgtcttcttgggaAAACATGCAAGGAGGAGTTTTCCAAAGGAGGCCATGTCAAGATCAACCAAGCCGCTCCAGCTTGTCCACACTGATGTGTGTGGACCAATCAATCCACCTTCTTttggtaaaagaaaatactttttgcttttcattgatgactttagtagaaagacttgggtttatttcttgaaccaaaaatctgaagcttttgctgcttttaaaaatttcaaagtacTTGTAAAGAAAGAAAGTGGCTATGAAATTAAAGCTCTAAGGTCCGATAGAGGAGGGGAATTCACCTCAAATGAATTTAATGTCTGTCAACTTCATGGAATTCGTCGCCCTCTAACGGTACCTTattcacctcaacaaaatggtgttgcagagAGAAAGAATCGAACGATTCTTAATATGGATAGATGTATGTTGAAAGCTAAAAGTATGCCTAAGGAATTTTGGGCCGAAGCTGTTTCTTGTGCAGTTTATTTGAATAACAGGTCTCCAACAAAAAATGTTAGAGATCAAACCCCTCAAGAAGCATGGAGTGGAAGAAAGCCAAGTGTCAAGCACTTAAGAATCTTTGGGAGCATAGCCTATGTTCATGTGCCACATCAAGGGAGAGCGAAGCTTGACGATCGAAGTGTCAAGCATGTGTTTGTTGGCTATGATACGA aattggcatggaattgggaagctgaggaagaaacttcatatgattttcttccatactttggtgatgaagaagaaccagagaccGTGGAACCTGTGCAGGACACAACTCCACCTCCTTCTCCAACAAATGTTGCATCTCTCTCTTCTCAAGAAGGTTCAAATGAACAGCCGCAAAGGACAAGGAGTATTCAAGAGCtctatgaggacacataa